One window from the genome of Anaerococcus sp. Marseille-Q7828 encodes:
- a CDS encoding class I SAM-dependent methyltransferase, translating into MIEKTTELVKEIIKREKNINIAVDMTAGNGYDSKFILENLNPKTLYAFDIQKEAKENTEYLIGNRDDFKFILDSHANIDKYIREEIDLAVYNLGYLPRGDKNITTKEDSTLESLEKVLNLLAKNGKVLITVYPGHEEGFLESQSLEKYLGNLDQKDFVVLEFSYKNQKNMPPYVYMVGKK; encoded by the coding sequence ATGATTGAAAAAACCACAGAACTTGTAAAAGAAATTATAAAAAGAGAAAAAAATATCAATATTGCTGTAGATATGACAGCTGGCAATGGTTACGATAGTAAGTTTATTTTGGAAAATCTTAATCCAAAAACCCTCTATGCCTTTGATATCCAAAAAGAAGCCAAGGAAAATACAGAATATCTCATAGGAAATAGAGATGATTTTAAATTTATCCTAGATAGCCATGCAAATATTGATAAATACATAAGAGAAGAGATTGATTTGGCTGTCTATAACCTAGGTTACCTGCCAAGAGGAGATAAAAATATCACCACAAAAGAAGATTCTACCCTAGAGAGCTTAGAAAAGGTACTAAATTTACTGGCCAAAAATGGCAAGGTCCTCATTACGGTATACCCAGGACATGAGGAGGGTTTCTTGGAAAGTCAAAGCCTAGAAAAATATTTAGGAAATTTAGATCAAAAAGATTTTGTAGTCCTTGAATTCTCCTACAAAAACCAAAAAAATATGCCCCCATATGTATACATGGTAGGCAAAAAATAA
- a CDS encoding transglutaminase domain-containing protein → MKRKLLTLSLSLAMTFGWCSMNINHAYAISNEELAENLDPSPLEYQVAAAKYLLKNFPRTVSGQTRVKIQRLLAESEEILKEVYEFKSKYGPKDNTNIRVKNQIKANLDKRNEKFVVNVNSYSNNKQLTDWFLETAKEDRYFYYSMYDKANVSTKYNPNKSKAGKVYVDSATYSVIYREGNESEKMVEDFANQWVSENISSSDSDYQKALKIHDFIVKRNFYNRGDSNDMSGGYSIHHPSSILFGNGGVCNAYATLFDKLGTKAGLDVRYATGFSKKTGEAHIWNMVKIDGYWFNIDTTWDDPTITFSDGYVENIEDFVIYDYFLKSDREMEASRSIDEDINRPKGNSTINTGLKKSVIREIDGKYRVVND, encoded by the coding sequence ATGAAAAGAAAGCTTTTAACTTTATCCCTATCCCTGGCCATGACTTTTGGCTGGTGTTCAATGAATATAAATCATGCCTATGCTATATCAAATGAAGAACTAGCAGAAAATCTAGATCCTTCACCATTAGAATATCAAGTTGCGGCAGCGAAATATCTGCTCAAAAATTTCCCGCGTACTGTTTCTGGACAAACAAGGGTCAAGATACAAAGACTACTAGCCGAATCCGAAGAAATCTTAAAAGAAGTATACGAATTTAAGAGCAAGTACGGACCAAAGGACAATACAAATATAAGGGTAAAGAATCAAATCAAGGCAAATCTTGACAAGAGAAATGAAAAATTTGTCGTAAATGTCAACTCTTACTCAAATAATAAACAATTAACAGACTGGTTCTTGGAAACTGCCAAAGAAGACCGGTATTTTTACTATAGTATGTATGACAAGGCAAATGTGTCCACCAAGTACAATCCAAACAAGTCCAAGGCTGGCAAGGTTTATGTAGACTCAGCAACATATTCTGTAATCTACAGGGAAGGCAATGAATCAGAGAAAATGGTCGAAGATTTTGCCAACCAATGGGTCAGCGAAAATATCAGCTCAAGTGACAGCGACTATCAAAAAGCTCTCAAAATCCACGATTTTATTGTAAAAAGGAACTTTTACAATAGGGGAGATAGTAATGATATGAGCGGAGGATATTCCATCCACCATCCATCAAGTATCTTATTTGGCAATGGTGGCGTTTGCAATGCCTATGCGACTTTATTTGACAAACTAGGAACCAAGGCAGGACTTGACGTCCGCTATGCGACTGGTTTTTCTAAGAAAACTGGAGAAGCTCATATTTGGAATATGGTCAAGATTGATGGATATTGGTTTAACATAGATACAACATGGGATGATCCAACCATAACATTCTCTGATGGCTATGTTGAAAATATAGAAGATTTTGTAATATATGATTACTTCCTAAAAAGCGATAGAGAAATGGAAGCTTCAAGAAGTATAGACGAAGATATCAATAGACCAAAGGGAAATTCGACTATAAATACTGGACTTAAGAAATCTGTTATTAGAGAGATTGACGGTAAGTATAGGGTTGTAAATGACTAA